The following are encoded together in the Thermococcus sibiricus MM 739 genome:
- a CDS encoding HAD family hydrolase, producing MIKALIFDVDETLVYYESYDGKEWFEKWAKREIKNLEANVDFETYKKMVKGKLPRSWVENLGVDHVEFWKAIDRAKLKYRKWAAEQGLIKAFLDVDVLKTFKEMGLKMAAVSNASQDCTEFVLNLFGLKRYFDVVLGKDYKYLDGAKPNPYLIKKSLKALEVSPKEALVVGDSLSDILAAHGAGAKAVQVMRFGKIEGADYYVENLNELVQLVRSLIDKDL from the coding sequence ATGATAAAAGCTCTAATCTTTGATGTTGATGAGACCCTCGTGTATTATGAGAGCTATGATGGTAAGGAATGGTTTGAAAAGTGGGCTAAAAGGGAGATAAAAAATCTTGAGGCCAACGTAGATTTTGAAACATACAAAAAGATGGTAAAGGGAAAACTGCCACGAAGTTGGGTCGAGAACCTCGGTGTAGATCATGTGGAATTCTGGAAAGCCATAGACAGGGCGAAACTTAAATACAGAAAGTGGGCCGCGGAGCAGGGTTTAATAAAGGCTTTTCTGGATGTTGATGTCTTAAAGACTTTCAAAGAGATGGGCTTAAAAATGGCAGCGGTGAGTAATGCCTCTCAAGACTGCACAGAATTTGTATTAAACCTTTTTGGCCTAAAAAGGTATTTTGATGTTGTTCTTGGGAAGGACTACAAGTATTTAGATGGTGCTAAACCTAACCCATATTTAATCAAAAAATCCCTCAAAGCACTAGAAGTTTCCCCCAAAGAGGCCCTTGTAGTAGGCGATTCGCTTTCAGATATTTTGGCCGCCCATGGAGCTGGAGCTAAGGCCGTGCAGGTAATGAGATTTGGAAAGATAGAGGGTGCTGATTACTATGTAGAAAATTTGAACGAGCTCGTCCAATTGGTACGTTCGCTAATAGATAAGGATTTATAA
- a CDS encoding threonine/serine dehydratase codes for MIKIVKEVLDAEMRIRDYIRETPLDYSPFLSQKGNANVYLKLENFQLTGSFKIRGVFNKLLSLSEEEKKRGIVTASSGNHGAAFAYASNFLNLNGIVFLPENASPAKIQDIKQYNVELRFYGNDTVKTEIFARNFAEEQEMIYVPPYNDPKVIGGQGTIGVELEKQLGKIDAVLVPVGGGGLISGIAGYLKEKMKDVEIIGVQPENSAVMYYSIKAGKILELESKPTLADGTAGGIEKDSITFELCRKYVDDFILLSEEEIAESILLMLEKHHMLIEGAAALSVAAYLKEAPRFKGKNVVLILSGCRISLDRLRKILKAFG; via the coding sequence ATGATTAAGATTGTCAAGGAAGTTTTAGATGCAGAAATGAGAATTAGAGACTACATTCGAGAAACTCCTCTGGACTATTCTCCCTTTTTAAGTCAAAAAGGAAATGCTAATGTCTACCTAAAATTGGAGAACTTTCAACTAACCGGATCTTTTAAAATTCGAGGCGTGTTTAACAAGCTACTCTCACTAAGTGAAGAAGAGAAGAAAAGAGGGATAGTAACTGCATCCAGTGGGAATCACGGGGCCGCATTTGCCTATGCCAGCAACTTCCTTAACCTCAATGGAATTGTATTCTTACCTGAAAATGCTTCCCCAGCAAAAATTCAAGATATAAAACAGTATAATGTAGAGCTTAGATTTTATGGAAATGATACTGTCAAGACAGAGATTTTTGCCAGAAATTTCGCCGAAGAACAAGAGATGATATACGTGCCTCCCTACAACGATCCAAAAGTCATAGGAGGACAGGGAACCATAGGGGTCGAACTTGAAAAGCAGCTTGGGAAAATTGATGCCGTTTTGGTTCCGGTAGGTGGGGGAGGCCTAATCTCAGGAATCGCAGGATACCTGAAGGAGAAAATGAAAGATGTGGAAATAATAGGAGTTCAACCGGAGAACTCTGCTGTAATGTATTACTCAATAAAGGCGGGGAAAATTCTTGAGCTAGAGTCGAAACCAACGCTAGCGGATGGGACTGCCGGAGGAATTGAAAAAGATTCTATAACTTTTGAACTATGCAGAAAGTATGTGGATGACTTTATCTTACTCTCCGAGGAAGAGATTGCAGAGTCCATTCTCTTAATGCTGGAAAAACATCACATGTTAATTGAAGGGGCAGCTGCGCTTTCAGTAGCGGCCTATTTAAAGGAGGCCCCAAGATTTAAGGGCAAGAATGTTGTTCTTATACTCAGTGGATGCAGGATAAGTTTGGACAGACTTAGAAAAATTTTAAAGGCGTTTGGTTAA
- a CDS encoding aminotransferase class I/II-fold pyridoxal phosphate-dependent enzyme produces the protein MKVKPFLVERFMGEYEHNVELNIAETCVKPFTLGEFLEFVGEPDFLEKIKDLQLTYGYVEGLPELKKGLSGFYKNVKPDTIFTTHGAIDANFQVFYSLVESGDTVISIFPTYQQLYSVPESFGAKIKLWHLHEENNWMPDLDELNELVDKKTKLIVVNSPNNPTGALLDEKMLRGITEIAEDANAYVLNDESYRGLYINPEDWVPSIVDISDRAIATNSFSKPLSLTGLRLGWIATSSEEVAKELTLHRDYTTISISLLIEKLAALAIEHAEKIYERNLKILRKNFKLLEEWIKEEPLVDWVPPKAGTVAFLRYNLEIPSEELAIRLIKEKSTFLVPGSCFGIENHLRIGYGNPVDVMIEGLKRFKEFLDSWRQN, from the coding sequence GTGAAAGTGAAACCATTTCTCGTCGAGCGATTTATGGGAGAGTACGAACATAATGTCGAATTAAATATAGCTGAAACCTGTGTAAAGCCATTCACCCTTGGGGAGTTCCTAGAATTTGTTGGGGAACCAGATTTTCTTGAAAAAATCAAAGACTTGCAACTCACGTACGGATATGTTGAAGGACTTCCAGAACTGAAAAAAGGTTTAAGCGGATTTTACAAGAACGTAAAGCCAGATACCATATTCACAACCCATGGGGCAATAGATGCAAACTTCCAGGTTTTTTATAGCTTAGTTGAATCCGGAGATACTGTTATCTCGATTTTCCCCACATACCAACAGCTTTACAGTGTTCCCGAATCCTTTGGAGCTAAGATAAAGCTTTGGCATCTCCATGAAGAGAATAACTGGATGCCTGACCTTGATGAGCTCAATGAACTGGTAGATAAGAAAACAAAACTAATAGTAGTAAACAGCCCTAATAATCCCACAGGTGCACTTTTAGATGAAAAAATGCTGAGAGGAATTACTGAGATCGCTGAAGATGCAAACGCCTACGTTTTAAACGATGAATCGTATAGAGGACTTTATATAAACCCAGAAGATTGGGTCCCCTCGATAGTTGATATCTCAGATAGAGCAATAGCAACGAACTCTTTCTCAAAGCCATTGTCTCTAACAGGTCTACGCCTCGGATGGATAGCAACTTCAAGCGAGGAGGTTGCTAAGGAATTAACTCTTCATAGGGACTATACAACAATTAGTATTAGCTTACTCATAGAAAAGCTTGCTGCACTTGCAATTGAACATGCAGAGAAAATATACGAGCGCAACTTGAAGATACTTCGCAAAAACTTTAAACTCCTTGAAGAATGGATCAAAGAGGAACCATTGGTGGATTGGGTTCCTCCAAAAGCAGGAACCGTTGCTTTTTTGAGGTATAACCTTGAAATCCCATCAGAAGAACTTGCCATAAGGCTCATAAAAGAGAAGAGTACCTTCCTTGTCCCCGGATCTTGCTTTGGCATCGAAAATCATCTTAGAATAGGATATGGAAATCCTGTTGATGTTATGATAGAAGGACTAAAACGCTTTAAAGAGTTTTTAGACTCATGGAGGCAGAATTAA
- the serK gene encoding L-serine kinase SerK has product MGVEKVPKYNIPTKKVEYVFIELDKMKPHEQLVQKELEAFIESVTGSGVFWKPMLLAKVPGEDMYLIVDGHHRWAGLEKLGAKKAPSVILDYFSDDVKVYTWYPAFKGDLNKVIERLKAEGLEVLEDKEAEEKAERGEIAFALVGKEKTFTIPGALNEQKKVSKVLDEMSVEGEIELIYYGLKEDAREDMEKGEIDYVFIRKAPSKEEVMELVKRGEVYSPKTTRHVLPFIPDKIDVKLEDLF; this is encoded by the coding sequence ATGGGTGTCGAGAAGGTTCCAAAATACAACATTCCAACGAAAAAAGTTGAATATGTTTTTATTGAACTCGATAAAATGAAACCTCACGAGCAACTTGTCCAAAAAGAGCTTGAAGCATTTATTGAGAGTGTAACAGGATCCGGTGTTTTCTGGAAGCCAATGCTCCTAGCCAAAGTTCCCGGAGAAGACATGTACCTAATAGTGGATGGTCACCACAGATGGGCTGGGTTAGAAAAACTTGGTGCTAAGAAGGCTCCTTCAGTAATTCTTGACTACTTTAGTGATGATGTCAAAGTTTATACTTGGTACCCGGCTTTCAAGGGCGATCTTAACAAGGTCATTGAAAGATTAAAAGCAGAGGGGCTTGAAGTGCTTGAAGATAAAGAAGCTGAAGAGAAAGCCGAGAGAGGAGAAATTGCCTTTGCTTTAGTTGGTAAAGAGAAGACTTTTACGATCCCTGGAGCCCTTAATGAACAGAAAAAGGTTAGTAAAGTCTTGGACGAGATGAGTGTCGAAGGAGAAATTGAACTCATTTATTACGGCCTTAAAGAAGATGCAAGAGAAGACATGGAGAAAGGGGAAATTGACTACGTCTTCATAAGAAAGGCTCCAAGCAAAGAAGAGGTTATGGAACTTGTAAAAAGAGGAGAGGTATACTCTCCAAAAACCACAAGACATGTGTTGCCATTTATCCCAGATAAGATTGATGTAAAACTTGAAGATCTGTTTTAG
- the psmB gene encoding archaeal proteasome endopeptidase complex subunit beta: MWALDKIKGTTTVGIVCKDGVVLTADRRASLGNMVISKGVTKIFQVDDHLALAGAGAVGDILSLVRALRAESKLYRAKVGKEMSTKALATLTSNILSGRKYLPYFGWFLIGGYDEKPSLYSIDMAGGITEDKYVSAGSGMEFAYSILDNEYSEKITLNNGVKLAIKAINAAIKRDVFTGDGIMVVTIDREGYRELSKEEVEKLLKKL, encoded by the coding sequence GTGTGGGCTTTGGACAAAATTAAAGGGACAACAACAGTAGGCATTGTTTGTAAGGATGGAGTAGTCTTAACTGCAGACAGGAGAGCTTCATTGGGTAATATGGTCATTTCAAAAGGAGTTACTAAAATATTCCAGGTGGATGACCACTTGGCATTGGCAGGAGCAGGAGCAGTAGGTGACATATTGAGCCTTGTTAGAGCACTCAGAGCAGAATCAAAGTTGTACAGAGCGAAAGTCGGTAAGGAAATGAGCACAAAAGCATTGGCAACTCTAACTTCAAACATTCTAAGTGGTAGGAAGTACCTTCCATATTTTGGTTGGTTCTTAATCGGGGGTTATGATGAAAAGCCGAGTCTTTATTCAATTGACATGGCTGGAGGAATTACCGAAGATAAGTATGTTTCTGCAGGTTCGGGTATGGAGTTTGCATACTCTATTTTAGACAATGAATATAGTGAAAAAATTACTCTGAATAACGGGGTTAAGCTTGCAATAAAAGCCATAAACGCTGCTATAAAAAGAGATGTTTTTACTGGAGATGGGATAATGGTGGTTACCATAGACAGAGAGGGTTACAGAGAGCTTTCTAAAGAAGAAGTGGAGAAACTCCTCAAAAAGCTTTAG
- a CDS encoding beta-CASP ribonuclease aCPSF1 has translation MIKRETNVEEILKEIREIINQMVPREAKISDVEFEGPELVIYVKNPEVVMQDGELIKNLAKVLKKRISVRPDPDVLLDPEKAEELIKELVPSEAEITNISFDPSVGEVIIEAKKPGLVIGKNGETLREITQKVYWAPKVIRTPPLQSQTIYSIRGILQSESKDRRKFLRQVGRNIYRKPELKSDWIRITALGGFREVGRSALLLQTNESFVLVDFGVNVAELNDPKKGLPHFEAPEFTYVLKERLLDAIIVTHAHLDHSGLLPYLFRYNLFDGPIYTTPPTRDLMILLQKDFIEIQQSNGVEPLYRMKDIKEVVKHTIALDYGEVRDISPDLRLTLHNAGHVLGSAIAHLHVGNGLHNIAVTGDFKFAPTRLFEPANSKFPRLETLIMESTYGGSRDYQMPREEAEKKLIETIMHTIKRKGKVLIPAMAVGRSQEIMIALEDYARVGGFEVPIYLDGMIWEATAIHTAYPEYLSKNLRNQIFHEGYNPFLNEIFKPVANANERKDIIESEEPAIIIASSGMLVGGPSVEYFKHLAPDPRNSLVFVSYQAEGTLGRQVQRGLREIPMIGEGGKTEAIQINMEIHTIDGFSGHADRRELMNYISRVRPRPERVITVHGEPQKCLDLASSIHKKFGISTRAPNNLDAIRLK, from the coding sequence GTGATAAAGAGAGAAACGAACGTTGAAGAGATCTTAAAGGAAATTAGAGAGATCATAAATCAGATGGTACCTAGAGAAGCTAAGATAAGTGATGTTGAATTTGAAGGCCCTGAACTTGTTATTTATGTTAAGAATCCTGAAGTTGTAATGCAAGATGGGGAGCTTATAAAAAATCTTGCTAAAGTTTTAAAGAAGAGGATTAGTGTCAGGCCGGATCCTGACGTTCTTTTGGATCCTGAGAAGGCTGAAGAGCTAATTAAAGAACTAGTGCCTTCTGAGGCTGAGATCACTAATATAAGTTTTGATCCTTCTGTTGGAGAAGTCATAATTGAGGCCAAAAAACCAGGGCTTGTTATTGGAAAAAATGGTGAGACTCTCAGAGAAATTACACAGAAAGTTTATTGGGCCCCTAAAGTTATTAGGACACCCCCATTACAATCCCAGACCATATACTCCATTAGAGGGATTCTTCAATCAGAAAGCAAAGATAGGAGAAAGTTCCTGCGGCAAGTTGGAAGAAACATATACAGAAAGCCGGAGCTTAAAAGTGACTGGATAAGGATAACAGCTCTTGGAGGATTTAGAGAAGTTGGTAGAAGTGCGCTACTCCTTCAAACAAATGAGAGTTTTGTGCTGGTTGACTTTGGAGTCAATGTAGCTGAGCTTAATGACCCTAAAAAGGGCCTGCCACACTTTGAAGCTCCAGAATTCACCTATGTTCTCAAAGAAAGACTTTTGGATGCAATAATAGTCACTCACGCCCACTTGGACCACTCCGGATTGTTGCCATATTTGTTTAGATACAATCTATTTGATGGGCCTATTTATACTACCCCTCCCACGAGGGACCTCATGATTCTTCTTCAAAAAGACTTTATTGAAATTCAGCAAAGTAATGGGGTTGAACCTCTCTACAGGATGAAAGACATTAAGGAGGTTGTCAAACACACCATTGCTTTGGATTATGGAGAAGTTAGGGACATCTCTCCAGATCTCAGACTTACTCTACACAACGCAGGTCACGTCCTTGGGTCTGCAATAGCCCATCTACACGTTGGAAATGGGCTCCACAATATAGCTGTTACTGGAGATTTTAAATTCGCCCCTACACGTTTATTTGAGCCTGCAAATTCAAAGTTCCCCAGACTTGAAACCCTTATCATGGAGTCTACGTATGGTGGTAGTAGAGATTACCAAATGCCCAGAGAAGAAGCAGAAAAGAAGCTCATTGAAACCATCATGCACACAATAAAGAGAAAAGGGAAGGTCTTAATACCTGCCATGGCAGTGGGAAGATCTCAAGAGATTATGATAGCTTTAGAGGATTATGCCAGAGTGGGAGGGTTTGAAGTCCCAATTTACCTAGATGGAATGATTTGGGAGGCCACGGCTATTCACACAGCATATCCAGAGTACTTAAGCAAAAACCTAAGGAACCAGATATTCCATGAGGGTTATAATCCATTCCTAAATGAAATATTCAAACCAGTGGCAAATGCTAACGAAAGAAAAGACATTATAGAAAGTGAAGAACCGGCTATAATTATAGCCTCATCTGGCATGCTTGTAGGAGGGCCAAGTGTTGAGTATTTCAAGCATTTAGCACCTGACCCGAGAAATTCCCTCGTTTTCGTAAGCTACCAGGCCGAGGGTACACTAGGTAGACAAGTTCAGAGAGGTCTTAGAGAGATTCCAATGATTGGAGAAGGAGGAAAAACTGAAGCTATTCAAATAAACATGGAGATTCATACAATAGATGGATTTTCAGGTCACGCTGATAGAAGAGAATTGATGAATTATATTTCAAGAGTAAGACCAAGGCCAGAGAGAGTAATCACTGTACACGGTGAACCTCAGAAATGTTTGGATTTGGCTTCTAGTATTCACAAGAAATTTGGCATTTCTACAAGGGCTCCAAACAATTTGGACGCAATTAGACTTAAGTAA